The following DNA comes from Brassica oleracea var. oleracea cultivar TO1000 chromosome C5, BOL, whole genome shotgun sequence.
AGTAGCCTTCGATTATTTGAAAATAGAAAAAAATCATTTCGATGATTTCCTCTTATAAAACTTTGTAAAAGTCGTCTTTTATAAACTTTGTAAAAGACCAGAAGTCTCTAGTTCGTTAGACCAAAACTCAAATCACGAAGCCACCATGGATAACTATTACAAAGAACCATCAGCAGCAACCGCCTCTGGAAACCTACCAGCTGCCGATCAGACCAACGATTACCAGATGAAGGTAAAGAAAAGCAAAAGCGTTCCAAACGCTGACCGTGGGGCGTCAAGAAGCTGGAGTTTCAGCGATCCAGAATCGAGGAGGAAGAGAAGAGTCGCTGGCTATAAGGTTTACTCAGTTGAACAGAAGATGAAAGGATCCATTAGAAAAAGCTTCAAATGGTTCAAAGACATTATCGGTATTTCTTCAAAATAGATTCTCCACTCTCTTTCTTTCTCTTTATATATAAAAGTATATGAATCTCTTTTTGCTGAGTGTATGTTAATGTTATATACCTGTAACAAATACATGAAACAAAATTGAATTTTCTTTCACTCTCTGCATTTATATCATATAAAAATTTAGTCTTTGAATGAGACAGATAATGAATCAAATCAGTTCTTCATATCTACCTCTGAATATGACAATACTTTCTTCCAAATCTTTTTTTTTTTGTGCAACATCCAAAACTATTTATAAGAAACTATTTCCTTTTAGTATACACAAACTCGCACAGTACAAGATTCTTTATTTCCTATCATTCATTTTTCTCAAGAAAGAGGAAATCAGATGAAGAAGAAGAAAAAAAAACACTTACTGGATCAACTATGATGTGTGGTGGTTGTTGTCGTCTCACTTGATGCTGAGGCGCTCGTACCACTCATACCGCTCATAACGCTCAGAATTGAGTGTTTCCTCTGGAGCCTCCCTCTCAGCTGGCGGATCTTGGCATCTACACGAGCCGTGAATCCAATCTTGGTCTTTTGTCTAGCCTTGGATCTCTCTCTTGTCCACATACGCTCGTCTTGGACATCGATTTTGAAATGCTTGATCTCTTGGATGATGTGGTGGTCCAGAGGGTTTAACGATCTCTGGAACGAGATGTGAGCCAAGTAAGGAAGTGTTGTGGCGGCTATGACTAGCAGTGTGGTGAGCCAGAAGATTGGTGCAGGTGCCAGAGCTTCGAGGAGCATGTGGAAGATGTTGCCTGATATTTTCGGAGGTAACATGCCGAAGAGGGCAAGGAAGACGTACCAGGTGAAGATACTTCCCCAGATCAAGGCGTGTTGGATCCAAGTGAAATGGCTCATGGTTAAAGCGATCTGTACATTCACTGCCCAGATGATGCAAGTGAACATTGCGGTTCCCATTGCGTTCATGTCTGCTGTCTGGCCATTGGAACAGAAAGATTGGACATGGAAGATGCCAAGGTTGAGGGCGAAGATGACTATGGAAGCGTAGACTCCATTTCCCATCCACCCGAGGATTCTGTACCAGTCGAAGAACAGGTTCTTGGGGCCTTGCTGGTACAATGCAGGGAACTACAGAGAGAGAGCAGAAACTTAAGGTTAGAAGAAAGGTCTGAGGTTTAGAATGGGGAAATTGAACTTAATAGAGAGAAGCAAACCTGTAAGCAAACTTCTGAAGACACATCTTGCTCAAAAACTCCAAGGGAGATGACCGGGAGAGAAGTGAGAACAACATTGAACAGCAACAAGTAGGAGTCGTTGTATATGGCTTGGCCAGAAAACCCAGTGAAAGCCTCGAAGTAGAAGAGAGTTAGACCAAATGTTATGTTCTTGTAGAAGAAGTAACATATCTGTCAGAAAAGAACATGAATCAAGATCAGGTTGGTATCTTGTTTAATGGGTATGTACATGAGATCACAGATAGGTACCATCTGGGCTATTCTTTTGTAGCACCAGTGCCCGTGGACAACAAGTAGCCTTTCCAGAAACCGGAACTGAGCTATGGAGAAGTCGCTCGCCATCACAGCCTGTAAAAAAAGGATTAGCAAAGGAACAGACCAACATAGATATGTCTCTCTTTGTATGGGAAAAAAGGGGAAAGTTTGATTACCTGCATGCCTTCCACGCCACTGATACCTATACCTATATCGGCTTCTTGAATCATTCCAACATCATTCGCACCATCACCAATTGCCAAAGTTGTCTTTCCTGTTCCTTCTTTTGCTAGCCTCGTTACCTGGAAAAACACAAAATAAGTGATTCCCAGCAACTAAAAGAAGATAATTATTAAGACTTGTGATGAATCAATCTTACAAGTGCTTTCTGTTTGGGAGAGACACGACAGCATATCACTGAAGCACAGTCAACTGCCAGGGCAAGGAACTGATACTTAAGACCATCCTCCAAAGCATATGTAAGCGTCTTCCCATCAATGATCAGAGCAAACGCTGCATGTGGATCTTTCTCTAGTTTGATCATCTGTGAAGCATTTAAAATCTGCATCAAAATGCTCTCTCTCGCAGCCTGGCCATTAAAAACAAAAAAACAAAAACGAGATAACACATCAAATGCAAGTTTCCACTGAAACAGTAGTGTAGGTTTCTATAGAGAGCCTAATACATACAGCTTCGGGGTCTTGGGATGATCCCTCCTCATTTTTAAGTGCTATGGATATCTGCTTCATACCCTGTCGCAGTAAACTGCAGGCATATCTGCATTTCAAAAAAAAACCTTAGTATCAATTATAGAAAAAACAGTTCCGGGACGTAGTATTAACAGCAACATAGAAGAACACACCCTATGTTAATTGCTGTCTCCATCTTATCTCCTGTCAAAACCCATATCTTCAGACCAGCTTGGGCAAGTTTATCTATGCATTGGGGAACCTGAAAGGAACAACAAACAGTAAGCTCAAAGAAATTTTCAAATTTTAGCGTCTTGGTAATAATCACAACTACACTTCCACTGCATACCCCTTTCTGCAGTTTGTCTTCCACAGCAGTAGCACCGACAAGAATCAAATCCTTCTCCATCATATCAGATACTTTTTCGAGCATTTCATCTCTGTCCGCTCCAACTGAAGTTTTGGCTTCGTGAAATTCATTGTTCCATACCGAATACTCATTCTCATCCAGCTTTCTATAACTGAGCGCCAACGTTCGTAAACCTGCTTCACCGTATCCATTCAAATGCTTGGAAGTTGCTTCCAGGTATGTTTTACCATTCTTGGATAACCGGTCAAAGATTATGCTGCAAGATTTTTAGATAAAGCATTATATTTTACTTCAGAAGAACTGATATGCTATATGGAAGTGCTAGAAGATATGTGACTAACCTGTCAGCACCTTTACAGAGTAGAAATATCTGACCTTCCTCATCACGGACGATGACAGACATTCTTTTTCTTTTGCTTGTGAAGTCCAAAACATTTAAAACTTTGTATTCTCTGTAAAATATCCTGCACGTGGTTAGATGTATGTTCACTGAAGCCGATAGAAATAACTGAAAGACTTACGACCACAGTCTCACCTTTCAACTGGTTGGCCTGAGAATCTTTCATTGATAAACACACTTGATTGAGTTCTTTTACTAAACCCAAAACCAAACTCCCCAGCTGCAACAAGGAAAGCGACTTCGTCAGGAGACTCTGCTTCATAAGTACACTTTCCAGTATCTTCATCCACCTCGGGAATAGCAGTGTGACAAACCGCCAGTATACGCATAAACATCAAAATGTCATCTGAATTGGGTTCATATAACCAGTTTCCATCCATGAGACGCTTATCCTCAAAACTGAACCCCTTGACACCAGTTGAATGCGCCTGATCCCTTTCGTCAGTAGCAGTGATCACAGTCTCCAACTCTATATCTGATGGTGACCTGCTGGGAATCTTAGAATAGCTATGTATCCTTCCTCTAGTCCTTGGAGGGCCAGTCAGGTCTTCACCCTGCTCCTCGTCGAGATCCATCGCCATCTGCTTTGCAGCAGCTAGTTCTACTTCACTGGCACGCACACCATAAGAAGTGCCCGCGATGGAGCATTTCAGAAAGTCCATCTGGTTACATGTCAAAGTTCCAGTTTTATCGGAAAGGATGGTGTCAACTTGTCCCAGCTCTTCATTCAAATTCGATGTGCGTGCATTAGCTGGAGTCCCGCTGTCGCTATCATACATGTGCAAGTCTTGGTTTATGAAAGTCGCCTGCAAGACCTTTACGAGCTCGATGGAAACATACAGTGAGATGGGGATCAAGTACCCATACAGCAAGACAGCAGTGATCAGATGGACAACCCAAGCGTGAAAAGGATTTCTTGGATTTGTCAAGCGCTCGGGCCTGTCTGGTCGTAAGTACCACCAGTCTCCCATATGCATCTTTGTCATCACTGCGAAACCCAGTGAGCTGATGAAGGAGACGAGCACAAGGAGGGCAAAGAGCGAATATATGATGTAATCCATTCTCTTTTCAATTCTGCTTCTTTTCGAAGGAGACTTTGTAGAATTCTGCATGACTTTTGTGTCATGGCCGGTAAAAATCGCCACCCCGTAGACATAAGACGTGTTCCTAAGCTTGGAGTCTCTCAAAAGAATCTGACTAGGATCAAGCGGATAAACCTGACCGTCATACTCAAGATTTCCAACAAACGTATACAAGTTGGGATTAGGATCTTCACATTTGACAGTCCCGGAGAAACTCTGGAAAGCATCATCCCGTTCCAAAGGCAGAGTAACATCCAAACCCCTCTTGACTTTCAAGTTGGTCTCACCATCTAAGTTCATAGTCTCCACATAACAGATCCCATCCTCGTAACTCGATGACAACAAGAGCAAATCAGCCGGAAAGAACTGATCTTTCTCCACCTTCACCACATCACCAACACGGATCTTCTTCCACTTCCTACGACCAAAATCACCATCCCCTCTATGCACAGTCGCTTTCCTCGAATTCACTTTCACATCCTGCATAAACCTGCGCCAATCCTCCAACGCCTCCTTCCCCATGCTAAGCCCCACCACGAAAATCAACGGCGCGATCATACTCCACTTATTAAAAGGAGAGAGAGGAAACACGGAGAGAATCGCCGCCACCAAGAAGTAGAAATTGGCAACGCGGTGGAATTGCTCGTACAGGCATTTAGGTAAGAAGGTGATGAGGTTGTACCTAGTGGTTGACACGTAGTTGGAGGTGTACCTAAGGACTTTCGCCAAGTGCATCTGAGGCTGGTTACAGTGAACGATTCTAGTGTATCCAGGTCCGTTGATGATATGAGGTCCTTGATCTTCAAGTGTTTTTGGCCTAAGGCATCTAAACGTGTAGAAATGGCTTTTCCTGATCCTTGATCTTATTCTCCGACGCCCCATTGGTGGAATCCACAATACAAGACACACGAATTGAAGATCTAACGATGTGAGATCAGCTCCCGTGGTTTGAAAATCAAATCAAATCAAACCAAAAATCAAGAAAACGTTTCTGGTTACGTAACCTAAATGTTTCATCACCACAATCGATTGGTTCCTTAAAACGAATCAATCACCGGGAAACCCTAAGGTAAGGCTTGCGACACAAGACAACGGTGAATCCCTAAATTCCAGAATCCGCCCGGAGCGTTAAATCAAGGTTCGAGCGAGGATTTTTACCTTTGAATCGATCGGGAGGATCGTTCATCCAAAGGAAATCGTGAACGCGAAACACCGATTCCGACGGCGGATCTCCGGCTAACGGAGAAGGAAAGGCTCTTTGAGAAGATCGTTAAAAGGGGGAAATAATCGAAACGCTCTCTCTTCCTTTTCCCCCACACACACACTCTCTCCTACTGTGCAACTCTAACGCAGCAATTCAGCTTCCTATTTTAGCACTTTTTAAATGAATAACAAATTTTCTTATATTTAGTTAATCAAACAGAAAATTAAACCATTTATTTAACAATAATAAAAGAATCGGTTGATCTGTGACAAAAAAAAAAAAAAGAATTGGTTGATTTGTAGTTATTTCCCCTGAAATAATGTTTTTTTTTTGTTACCTAAATATTTTCATTCTTATTTGTAGTAAAATATTATTCTTAAACAATATATCTCCGTACATAGTACATTACCGTACAATATACCACACACGTGCATGTGACAGGACCCAGAGTGTGAAACCGGTTTGGTTGAACCACTAAACCGAATCTACCAATCCATCAATAACTCCCAAGTAAGATGTCAGGCTCGGCCCAATTAAAATAATTAATTTGGTTACATAAAGTTCAGCTTCTTTTAGTATACAAGTGTTCCATCTTACCACACAAGTAAAACACTCTTCACTGTGAAAAATGTTTGAGCTTGACACTATGCTTTAGGAAAAATGGGATTGCATGTTTATTAGGTTCCAGTTTATTACTTCATACTACGAATCTAAAACTGGCATACCGGAATATTCAGTTTAAAAACAAAGCCTTCTTTTTTAAAACTTATTTTTAAAAATAGGTTTAAAAAAAGAAGGCTTTGTTTTAAAAACTGGTTTAAAAACTGGCATAATAGATTTAGATAAGAAGCAACATAAAATAAACCAAATTTGATATCGGAATATTCAGTTTGATAACCTGCTATTAATTCTTCTTCCGCTTCTGGTAAATCAAAAGGTAACATCTCGCATTCTGCTAGGGAAGAAATTAGAAAAATTATAAAACCTATAGGTTGACGCCACAGATCCCATCCCCAAAAACCATATTTTGATTGTGCCTCAACTATATCAACTGTACTTAAACTGTTAGATAATCCTAGTCGATGATAACATTACTATTCTCACCGCTATTACAAAACCGTACATGAGGTCTTCGCCTCATACGGCTCCTCCGGGGCCGTAAATAAATATAAGGACCAGATTAGTATTATTTAGATGGATATGATGTGTTCTAAAATGGATTAAATAGAAATATATCTGGGGTCCCGAATTATACCAATGGAATTCTGTCTGCTCAAATTCTAAAACTAAAAAACGCGCTTCGGAATTCATCTCATCCTTTACAAATTTTAATTTCTATTTGTTGAGTAATAACTTAATCCTTTAATAAAGCACCCCTTGTAAAAATAAACCTAGGTTTTTCAGCCCGTCGTGTTTTTCAATTACGAAAAAGAATTAAACATCCTATTAGTTTCTTATTCATGATAGAAATTCTATTTTATTTTTGAAACCTATAAAAAAAAATATACTTGTTTCGTTCCTATTCTTCTTTCTTTTTTAGAAAAAAAGTAGGTGGACTTAAAAAAAAAAATAAAGGATTATTTCGTTTCTGATAGTCATTACATTTATCGGTGGATGGGAGCATACTCTGAATCGGAATCTTGGGGAGTACTGCCTGATAATTTCTACAAATTTCAAGCCCCAATTAACCTTCTTTTTTTGTTATCTTATGTTATGCATAAATATCCTTTTCAATTTGGTTAATCTCTATTACAAATTCTTTGTGTATTTTGGTGTTTCTAACCATCCACGCGTTTTTACCTAATTGCCGATCACTTTGTAATATATGTATATGTATATGTATAGTAATTTATATAACTGATAGTGAAAACGTCATACGGTTAATATTTTTTTTAACCCGCTTCAAGCCCGGCTGACTAATCAACCAACCTTGGGGTAAAGCGATTCTTACGCTTACGTTTATTTCCATTTAACCTTTGTACATAGGAAATGAGACTTAATTTTTCTTTTTACTGCTAATTTCTGAGCAGTTTTTTTTCACTCATATATAACTATCAAATTCCTTTTATAAAAAAAAAAATGAAAAAAAAAAAAGGAATATATATATATATTTATCTTTCGAGTTTATCTTAATAAAAGGAATTTGATAGTTATATATGAGTGAAAAAAAACTGCTCAGAAATTAGCAGTAAAAAGAAAAATTAAGTCTCATTTCCTATGTACAAAGGTTAAATGGAAATAAACGTAAGCGTAAGAATCGCTTTACCCCAAGGTTGGTTGATTAGTCAGCCGGGCTTGAAGCGGGTTAAAAAAAATATTAACCGTATGACGTTTTCACTATCAGTTATATAAATTACTATACATATACATATACATATATTACAAAGTGATCGGCAATTAGGTAAAAACGCGTGGATGGTTAGAAACACCAAAATACACAAAGAATTTGTAATAGAGATTAACCAAATTGAAAAGGATATTTATGCATAACATAAGATAACAAAAAAAGAAGGTTAATTGGGGCTTGAAATTTGTAGAAATTATCAGGCAGTACTCCCCAAGATTCCGATTCAGAGTATGCTCCCATCCACCGATAAATGTAATGACTATCAGAAACGAAATAATCCTTTATTTTTTTTTTTAAGTCCACCTACTTTTTTTCTAAAAAAGAAAGAAGAATAGGAACGAAACAAGTATATTTTTTTTTATAGGTTTCAAAAATAAAATAGAATTTCTATCATGAATAAGAAACTAATAGGATGTTTAATTCTTTTTCGTAATTGAAAAACACGACGGGCTGAAAAACCTAGGTTTATTTTTACAAGGGGTGCTTTATTAAAGGATTAAGTTATTACTCAACAAATAGAAATTAAAATTTGTAAAGGATGAGATGAATTCCGAAGCGCGTTTTTTAGTTTTAGAATTTGAGCAGACAGAATTCCATTGGTATAATTCGGGACCCCAGATATATTTCTATTTAATCCATTTTAGAACACATCATATCCATCTAAATAATACTAATCTGATCCTTATATTTATTTACGGCCCCCGAGGAGCCGTATGAGGCGAAAACCTCATGTACGGTTTTGTAATAGCGGTGAGAATAGTAATGTTATCATCGACTAGGATTATCTAACAGTTTAAGTACAGTTGATATAGTTGAGGCACAATCAAAATATGGTTTTTGGGGATGGAATTTGTGGCGTCAACCTATAGGTTGACGCCACAAATTCCATCCCCAAAAACCATATTTTGATTGTGCCTCAACTATATCAACTGTACTTAAACTGTTAGATAATCCTAGTCGATGATAACATTACTATTCTCACCGCTATTACAAAACCGTACATGAGGTTTTCGCCTCATACGGCTCCTCGGGGGCCGTAAATAAATATAAGGATCAGATTAGTATTATTTAGATGGATATGATGTGTTCTAAAATGGATTAAATAGAAATATATCTGGGGTCCCGAATTATACCAATGGAATTCTGTCTGCTCAAATTCTAAAACT
Coding sequences within:
- the LOC106295427 gene encoding uncharacterized protein LOC106295427; its protein translation is MDNYYKEPSAATASGNLPAADQTNDYQMKVKKSKSVPNADRGASRSWSFSDPESRRKRRVAGYKVYSVEQKMKGSIRKSFKWFKDIIGISSK
- the LOC106295426 gene encoding putative phospholipid-transporting ATPase 7, translated to MGRRRIRSRIRKSHFYTFRCLRPKTLEDQGPHIINGPGYTRIVHCNQPQMHLAKVLRYTSNYVSTTRYNLITFLPKCLYEQFHRVANFYFLVAAILSVFPLSPFNKWSMIAPLIFVVGLSMGKEALEDWRRFMQDVKVNSRKATVHRGDGDFGRRKWKKIRVGDVVKVEKDQFFPADLLLLSSSYEDGICYVETMNLDGETNLKVKRGLDVTLPLERDDAFQSFSGTVKCEDPNPNLYTFVGNLEYDGQVYPLDPSQILLRDSKLRNTSYVYGVAIFTGHDTKVMQNSTKSPSKRSRIEKRMDYIIYSLFALLVLVSFISSLGFAVMTKMHMGDWWYLRPDRPERLTNPRNPFHAWVVHLITAVLLYGYLIPISLYVSIELVKVLQATFINQDLHMYDSDSGTPANARTSNLNEELGQVDTILSDKTGTLTCNQMDFLKCSIAGTSYGVRASEVELAAAKQMAMDLDEEQGEDLTGPPRTRGRIHSYSKIPSRSPSDIELETVITATDERDQAHSTGVKGFSFEDKRLMDGNWLYEPNSDDILMFMRILAVCHTAIPEVDEDTGKCTYEAESPDEVAFLVAAGEFGFGFSKRTQSSVFINERFSGQPVEREYKVLNVLDFTSKRKRMSVIVRDEEGQIFLLCKGADSIIFDRLSKNGKTYLEATSKHLNGYGEAGLRTLALSYRKLDENEYSVWNNEFHEAKTSVGADRDEMLEKVSDMMEKDLILVGATAVEDKLQKGVPQCIDKLAQAGLKIWVLTGDKMETAINIGYACSLLRQGMKQISIALKNEEGSSQDPEAAARESILMQILNASQMIKLEKDPHAAFALIIDGKTLTYALEDGLKYQFLALAVDCASVICCRVSPKQKALVTRLAKEGTGKTTLAIGDGANDVGMIQEADIGIGISGVEGMQAVMASDFSIAQFRFLERLLVVHGHWCYKRIAQMICYFFYKNITFGLTLFYFEAFTGFSGQAIYNDSYLLLFNVVLTSLPVISLGVFEQDVSSEVCLQFPALYQQGPKNLFFDWYRILGWMGNGVYASIVIFALNLGIFHVQSFCSNGQTADMNAMGTAMFTCIIWAVNVQIALTMSHFTWIQHALIWGSIFTWYVFLALFGMLPPKISGNIFHMLLEALAPAPIFWLTTLLVIAATTLPYLAHISFQRSLNPLDHHIIQEIKHFKIDVQDERMWTRERSKARQKTKIGFTARVDAKIRQLRGRLQRKHSILSVMSGMSGTSASASSETTTTTTHHS